Proteins from a single region of Chryseobacterium sp. T16E-39:
- a CDS encoding 23S rRNA (pseudouridine(1915)-N(3))-methyltransferase RlmH, producing MRISLLCIGKTDDKEITSLISYYLTRLPKHWNFEIIEIPDVKNTKNLSADLLKKEEAKLFMNHIDKNDSVVILDERGKQFTSREFAQKMDTWMSSSVKKVHILIGGAYGFSEEIYSRANEKMSLSKMTFTHQMIRLFIVEQLYRADQILQGKPYHND from the coding sequence ATGCGAATCAGCTTACTGTGTATTGGAAAAACAGATGATAAAGAAATTACATCCCTGATCAGCTATTATCTTACCCGCCTTCCTAAACACTGGAATTTTGAGATCATAGAAATTCCTGACGTCAAAAATACCAAAAACCTTTCTGCAGATCTTCTGAAAAAAGAAGAAGCGAAACTTTTCATGAATCATATCGACAAAAATGATTCCGTGGTTATCCTTGATGAAAGGGGAAAACAATTTACGAGCAGAGAATTTGCACAGAAAATGGATACATGGATGAGTTCATCAGTTAAAAAAGTGCATATTTTAATAGGTGGGGCTTATGGTTTTTCAGAGGAAATATACAGCAGAGCTAACGAAAAAATGTCATTATCTAAAATGACATTTACTCACCAGATGATCCGGCTGTTTATCGTTGAACAATTGTATCGGGCAGATCAGATTTTACAGGGAAAACCTTATCATAATGACTAA
- a CDS encoding twin-arginine translocase TatA/TatE family subunit, translating into MELSIGEMALIAIAIVVLFGPDKLPQIARDLGAGVRKMRGAVEDIKTEIMKETDNPVSEIKREIEKVKDAAKDFNPMKNIEKDILTEPSSEPAKPKPSEDETYEGPVSR; encoded by the coding sequence ATGGAATTAAGCATTGGAGAAATGGCATTGATTGCTATTGCAATCGTTGTATTATTCGGACCGGATAAACTCCCTCAAATAGCGCGTGACTTAGGAGCAGGTGTAAGAAAAATGCGTGGAGCTGTAGAAGATATTAAAACCGAGATCATGAAAGAAACAGATAATCCTGTTTCTGAAATCAAGCGTGAGATTGAAAAAGTAAAAGATGCGGCAAAAGACTTTAATCCAATGAAGAATATTGAAAAAGATATTCTCACTGAACCATCTTCTGAACCTGCAAAACCAAAGCCTTCTGAAGACGAAACCTATGAGGGACCTGTAAGCAGATAA
- a CDS encoding tetratricopeptide repeat protein, with protein sequence MKKHLLLVLLAFSFANLYSQDAKTAEECFKKADYKCAEEQYSKLAEKEQIQKYQSEYYNNLGTSQRRLGKTSLALKSYESALRANPMSASVYANLASINSQKGNKQKALEYVDKGLQIDAENVDMYLTRSKIYDSQGKKELAIKDLNQILSFAPDNIYARTGLANLKKNNGDLEGALKDYNQLLSEKPESLLYNGRADLYLKMKKSKEALVDINKAISIDPKFSQSYVTKALILFDTSKPKEACTNLEKAVSLGYEKALLSDHFAKCLIK encoded by the coding sequence ATGAAAAAACATTTATTACTTGTATTATTAGCATTTAGTTTTGCTAATCTCTATTCCCAGGATGCAAAAACAGCTGAAGAATGCTTTAAAAAAGCAGATTACAAATGTGCTGAAGAGCAATATTCCAAATTAGCTGAAAAAGAGCAAATCCAGAAATATCAATCCGAATACTATAACAACTTAGGAACTTCCCAAAGAAGATTAGGAAAGACGAGTCTTGCACTTAAATCCTATGAATCAGCCTTAAGAGCCAATCCGATGTCCGCTTCCGTATATGCCAATCTTGCTTCAATAAATAGCCAGAAGGGGAATAAGCAAAAAGCATTGGAATATGTGGATAAGGGGTTACAGATTGACGCTGAAAATGTAGATATGTACTTAACCAGGTCTAAAATCTATGACAGCCAGGGAAAGAAAGAGCTGGCAATTAAAGATCTGAACCAAATTTTAAGTTTTGCACCAGATAATATTTATGCAAGAACAGGATTAGCCAATTTAAAAAAGAATAATGGGGACCTTGAAGGTGCTTTAAAAGATTATAATCAACTCTTATCCGAAAAACCTGAATCTTTGCTGTATAATGGCCGTGCAGATTTATACCTTAAAATGAAGAAATCAAAAGAGGCTTTGGTAGATATTAATAAAGCCATTTCAATCGATCCTAAATTTTCACAATCTTACGTCACCAAAGCATTAATTTTATTTGATACCTCAAAACCTAAAGAAGCATGTACTAATCTGGAAAAAGCCGTATCTCTGGGATATGAGAAAGCTCTTTTGTCTGATCACTTTGCCAAATGTCTAATAAAATAG
- a CDS encoding phosphatase PAP2 family protein, with product MEEIIQEDKKVFLFLNNLGNSSFDQFWMLISSTWIWVPLYIIFLYFLYKNYHLKSLVYILLFILIGTTVSDQVASIFKYGVARLRPCHDPSLEHYMRIVKCGGQYGFYSAHASNTFFLATYLSILLKEKLKWFPYTIFVWAVIVSYSRIYLGVHFPIDILVGAFVGLLLGVIFGALAKKVINKQTITI from the coding sequence ATGGAAGAGATAATTCAGGAAGATAAAAAGGTCTTTTTATTTCTCAATAATTTGGGGAACTCTTCATTTGATCAGTTTTGGATGTTGATTTCCAGTACATGGATATGGGTTCCGCTTTACATTATTTTTCTTTATTTTCTTTATAAAAATTACCATTTAAAATCTTTAGTATATATACTTTTATTTATATTGATTGGAACTACAGTTTCTGATCAGGTAGCAAGTATATTTAAGTATGGTGTAGCCAGATTAAGACCCTGTCATGATCCCAGTCTGGAACATTATATGAGAATTGTAAAATGTGGCGGACAGTATGGATTTTATTCTGCTCATGCTTCAAATACTTTTTTTCTGGCCACTTATTTAAGCATTTTATTAAAAGAGAAACTCAAGTGGTTTCCTTATACTATATTTGTATGGGCTGTAATTGTTTCTTATAGCCGTATATATTTAGGAGTGCATTTCCCGATAGATATTTTGGTGGGGGCGTTTGTTGGACTTTTATTGGGAGTGATATTTGGTGCGCTCGCAAAAAAAGTGATCAACAAACAAACTATAACCATATGA
- the nhaA gene encoding Na+/H+ antiporter NhaA: MNLSIYFKRFFNSSQSSGIILIFCVAVSLLIANSSLGEGFQHLLHYEIGTSLFDLKYPIHIWINDGLMAIFFLLVGLEIKRELVEGELSSFKNASLPIFAAVGGMLVPAIIYTLFNSGTEYSNGWGIPMATDIAFSLALISMLGSKIPNSIKIFLAALAIVDDLGAILVIAIFYTDQIHWIYLLVSLGIVILLFLLNILKVTKLIFYIIPGLFLWYFLHHSGIHATIAGVLLALSIPTNVSNVTISPLEKLEHALHVPVSFMIMPVFALTNTNIAFHNGMVEGLVSTLGLGIIGGLVLGKLIGINLFSFIAIKLKISSLPHNSSWGHMFGVGLLAGIGFTMSIFIALLSFKEQYEIQDEAKFAILIASFLSAISGVIILSASSKKDRFINEDNEQSI; the protein is encoded by the coding sequence ATGAATTTATCTATTTATTTTAAACGATTTTTCAATAGCAGTCAATCTTCAGGAATCATCCTTATTTTTTGTGTAGCCGTCTCTTTATTAATTGCAAATTCATCATTAGGAGAAGGTTTTCAACATTTACTTCATTATGAAATAGGCACTTCTCTTTTTGATCTTAAATACCCCATACATATTTGGATTAATGATGGTCTTATGGCAATTTTCTTTCTCCTGGTAGGACTTGAAATAAAAAGGGAATTGGTGGAAGGCGAGCTTTCTTCTTTTAAAAATGCCTCACTTCCTATTTTTGCAGCTGTTGGGGGAATGCTTGTGCCGGCAATAATCTATACTCTTTTCAACTCAGGAACTGAATACAGCAATGGATGGGGAATTCCTATGGCTACTGATATTGCATTTTCACTGGCACTGATTTCTATGCTGGGAAGTAAAATTCCCAACTCTATAAAAATTTTTCTTGCAGCCCTGGCGATCGTTGATGACCTGGGTGCTATTTTAGTGATTGCTATATTTTATACAGATCAGATCCACTGGATATATCTGCTTGTATCACTTGGAATTGTCATTCTTTTATTTCTTTTGAACATTTTAAAAGTTACAAAACTTATTTTCTATATTATTCCCGGGTTATTTTTGTGGTATTTCCTACACCATTCAGGGATTCACGCTACAATTGCGGGGGTATTACTCGCTTTGTCCATTCCAACCAATGTATCCAACGTAACAATTTCTCCCCTGGAAAAACTGGAACATGCATTACATGTACCCGTTAGTTTCATGATCATGCCCGTATTTGCATTAACAAATACCAATATTGCATTTCATAATGGAATGGTAGAGGGTCTGGTAAGTACTTTAGGACTTGGGATTATTGGAGGTTTGGTTCTAGGAAAACTCATTGGAATCAATTTATTTTCCTTCATCGCTATTAAACTTAAGATAAGTTCACTACCACATAACAGCTCCTGGGGACATATGTTTGGAGTAGGACTGCTTGCTGGAATAGGTTTTACAATGTCTATTTTTATTGCCCTACTTTCATTTAAAGAGCAATATGAAATTCAGGATGAAGCAAAATTCGCGATTTTAATTGCATCATTCTTATCTGCAATTTCAGGGGTGATCATATTGAGCGCCAGTTCCAAAAAAGACAGATTTATCAATGAAGATAATGAGCAATCAATTTAA
- a CDS encoding YihY/virulence factor BrkB family protein produces the protein MSIKVPGFILKIQEFLDDIHIPVLGISLWQMFQIYISGIFKDKIGRKAAAISWSFTISLFPFLLFLLSILPYMPHYDKLHFYIFEVLIHNVFPSNMETDVRGYIEKSIIPNMRGISNLTIVLALVFATNGTFSLINGFNENSDEKLTDVKEFILSFFITIGFITIVFLALFGVYYVEVVLKLFTPTHNVSWLVNNLSKIIGFVSFPLFYFILLAMFYWLGTVKIARFRQAVPGAILTTVLFVLTTYIFAIYVKDIARYNVLYGSIGSMILLMVWVNVNVYLLLFGNELNMAIRKLRIEKLLSDELRKEEGSDYPANRMDNN, from the coding sequence ATGAGTATAAAAGTTCCTGGTTTTATCTTAAAGATTCAAGAATTCTTAGATGATATCCATATTCCGGTTCTGGGAATATCACTCTGGCAGATGTTTCAGATTTATATCTCCGGTATTTTTAAGGACAAAATAGGCAGAAAAGCAGCTGCAATTTCATGGAGTTTTACGATCAGTTTATTTCCTTTTTTGCTCTTTTTACTTTCTATTTTACCCTATATGCCTCATTATGATAAGCTGCATTTTTATATTTTTGAAGTACTGATCCACAATGTTTTTCCTTCCAATATGGAAACCGATGTGAGAGGGTATATTGAAAAAAGTATTATCCCCAATATGAGGGGAATCAGCAATTTAACAATTGTTCTTGCTTTGGTTTTTGCTACAAATGGTACTTTTTCTCTGATCAATGGGTTCAATGAGAACTCTGATGAAAAACTTACAGATGTAAAAGAGTTTATTTTATCATTCTTTATTACAATTGGTTTTATAACCATCGTATTTCTGGCTCTTTTTGGAGTTTATTATGTGGAAGTCGTGCTTAAATTATTTACACCTACTCACAATGTTTCTTGGCTGGTAAACAATCTTTCCAAAATAATTGGGTTTGTGTCTTTTCCGTTATTTTATTTTATTCTGTTAGCCATGTTTTACTGGTTAGGAACCGTAAAAATAGCGAGATTCAGACAGGCTGTTCCCGGAGCTATTTTGACGACCGTTCTTTTTGTCCTTACCACTTATATTTTCGCTATTTATGTAAAAGATATTGCAAGGTATAATGTATTATATGGCTCTATTGGGAGTATGATCCTCTTGATGGTATGGGTAAATGTGAATGTGTATCTTCTATTATTTGGGAATGAACTTAATATGGCTATACGAAAACTTAGAATAGAAAAGCTTTTATCAGATGAACTTCGTAAGGAGGAGGGGAGTGATTATCCGGCAAATAGAATGGATAATAATTAA
- a CDS encoding bacteriocin-like protein, protein MKNIKKLTRNDLKIVKGGLACRTGDDYCPGSSYCCNGLCRLPTYVCP, encoded by the coding sequence ATGAAAAACATTAAAAAATTAACAAGAAACGATCTGAAAATCGTAAAAGGAGGATTAGCCTGTAGAACAGGAGATGATTATTGCCCAGGAAGCAGCTATTGCTGTAATGGACTTTGCAGGTTACCTACCTATGTTTGTCCTTAG